The Schizosaccharomyces pombe strain 972h- genome assembly, chromosome: I genome contains a region encoding:
- the rna15 gene encoding RNA-binding protein, with translation MNPSCVVYVGNIPYEMAEEQVIDIFKQSGPVKSFQLVIDPESGQPKGYGFCEYHDPATAASAVRNLNNYDAGTRRLRVDFPTADQIRRLDKLLGPSRYGYYPQSYANQSYTYGNNFGSYPPTQPSTQPLPQSYGYPSYPPAGYRGGSARPSGVLANDEVYRVLAQLAPNEIDYMLSAIKALCLEAPEQAAQLFETNPQLSYAVFQAMLMKRYTSESVVADLLIPAGVNLPGAQEPNRGYFSPMHTYSSAVPGPISVPSAPYGRASSTIAEVSPMYGSHAAPYASTPSAAVGSSRGSTPASATVPISPARGFPTTSAYNPAPPAYGMANPAYGSTGIRSSSIPSSGSIRSPSLTTTSAQATTNATNNITTTTAAQDENATKAALIAQLMALTDDQINVLPPDQKERILQIRQALPSSYKTESK, from the exons ATGAATCCATCATGTGTGGTTTATG TGGGCAATATTCCTTATGAAATGGCTGAGGAACAGGTCATTGACATCTTTAAGCAAAGTGGACCTGTGAAATCCTTTCAGTTGGTCATTGACCCTGAATCAGGGCAACCAAAGGGATATGGGTTTTGTGAATATCACGATCCTGCTACTGCAGCGTCTGCAGTTCGAAACCTTAACAACTACGATGCTGGAACACGTAGATTGCGTGTAGATTTCCCAACCGCTGATCAAATACGAAGGCttgataaattattagGTCCTTCAAGATATGGATATTATCCTCAATCTTATGCCAATCAATCTTACACATATGGAAATAACTTCGGTTCGTATCCTCCAACCCAACCTTCTACTCAACCTCTGCCTCAGTCTTATGGATATCCTTCATATCCCCCTGCTGGCTATCGTGGTGGCTCTGCGAGGCCATCCGGCGTTTTAGCAAATGATGAAGTCTATCGCGTGTTAGCACAACTTGCACCTAACGAAATTGATTATATGTTATCTGCTATCAAAGCTCTTTGTTTGGAAGCACCGGAGCAAGCAGCTCAACTTTTTGAGACAAATCCCCAATTGAGTTATGCTGTTTTTCAAGCTATGCTTATGAAAAGATACACCTCTGAATCCGTAGTGGCAGACTTGCTGATTCCGGCCGGTGTTAATTTACCAGGTGCGCAAGAACCTAATAGAGGTTACTTTTCACCCATGCATACGTATAGCTCTGCAGTTCCTGGACCTATTAGTGTGCCGTCTGCTCCATATGGACGGGCTTCCTCAACAATCGCCGAAGTTTCACCAATGTATGGTTCGCACGCCGCACCATATGCTTCGACTCCATCTGCAGCCGTTGGATCGTCGCGGGGTTCAACCCCTGCTTCTGCCACTGTACCAATTTCTCCCGCTCGAGGTTTTCCTACTACCTCAGCTTATAATCCCGCTCCCCCTGCCTATGGAATGGCAAATCCAGCTTATGGTTCAACAGGCATCAGGTCAAGCAGTATTCCCTCATCTGGTTCCATACGAAGCCCATCCCTAACTACAACTTCTGCACAAGCTACTACAAATGCTACCAACAACATAACTACTACAACTGCAGCACAAGATGAAAATGCAACCAAGGCTGCATTAATAGCTCAATTAATGGCACTGACAGATGATCAAATCAATGTTTTGCCTCCTGACCAAAAAGAGCGAATCCTTCAAATTCGACAAGCATTGCCTAGTAGTTACAAAACGGAGAGTAAATAG
- the mrpl9 gene encoding mitochondrial 54S ribosomal protein uL3m, giving the protein MQSRFLISPTLIRTFAHHANLTPRKILHDLPEAAHARKQIPLRPGVILVKKGMTNAWDEKTGMQVPLTILQFDRVQAIDVRTKEKHGYYAVQVGSGIRKPKSITKAEQGNFFSHNIYPKMHVREFRVRDASGLVSPGTIFTTDYFKPKQYVDVKGITKGKGFAGVMKRWGFSGGNASHGASLSHRTPGSTGQNTTPSRVLPGRKMAGHMGHRSRTVKNLLVWAVDADLECILVKGSIPGPNKSAVYVTDTINRSTSATN; this is encoded by the coding sequence ATGCAATCACGGTTCTTAATATCCCCGACTCTCATTCGAACCTTTGCACACCATGCAAATTTAACCCCTCGAAAAATCTTGCATGATTTACCGGAAGCAGCGCATGCGAGGAAGCAAATTCCATTGCGACCAGGCGTGATTCTTGTCAAAAAAGGAATGACTAATGCTTGGGATGAGAAAACTGGTATGCAGGTTCCCTTAACGATTCTACAATTTGATAGAGTGCAGGCAATTGATGTGCgtacaaaagaaaaacatgGTTATTATGCAGTACAAGTTGGATCAGGAATCCGCAAGCCTAAATCTATTACTAAAGCAGAGCAAGGGAATTTCTTTTCCCATAATATCTATCCAAAAATGCATGTCCGGGAGTTTCGAGTTCGTGATGCGTCAGGATTGGTATCACCTGGAACCATTTTCACTACTGATTATTTCAAGCCAAAGCAATATGTCGACGTTAAAGGCAtaacaaaaggaaaaggatTTGCCGGTGTAATGAAGCGATGGGGATTTTCTGGTGGAAATGCATCTCATGGTGCATCTTTATCTCACCGTACACCAGGTTCTACAGGTCAAAATACTACACCATCCCGTGTGCTGCCAGGAAGGAAAATGGCAGGACATATGGGTCATAGGAGTAGGACagtgaaaaatttattggtTTGGGCGGTAGATGCAGATCTCGAGTGTATTCTCGTCAAAGGATCCATTCCTGGTCCGAACAAAAGTGCGGTTTACGTGACAGACACAATAAACAGAAGTACAAGTGCAaccaattaa
- the bet3 gene encoding TRAPP complex subunit Bet3, whose translation MSKSKIGEDVYKKVDKVNAELFVLTYGSIVAQLCKDMNYEKVNEELDKMGYNIGIRLIEDFLAKTEWPRCADFRETGETVAKVGFKVFLNFSPIISSVSDDGNTFVLTLDDNPLAEFVELPADARQKLWYSNILCGVIRGALEMLQMDVDAVFLRDILRGDEHTEIRVHLKRILKEEIPPGDE comes from the exons ATGTCGAAGTCAAAAATCGGTGAAGATGTTTATAAGAAAGTAGACAAAGTT AACGCGGAACTGTTTGTTTTAACTTATGGATCAATTGTCGCACAATTGTGCAAAGACATGAATTATGAGAAGGTGAACGAAGAATTGGATAaaat GGGCTATAACATTGGCATTCGGTTGATCGAAGACTTTTTAGCCAAAACTGAATGGCCTCGTTGCGCAGATTTTCGTGAGACAGGTGAAACAGTTGCAAAAGTTGGATTTAAAGTGTTCTTGAACTTTTCTCCTATCATTTCCAGTGTATCGGATGATGGAAATACATTCGTCCTTACCCTCGACGATAACCCTTTAGCTGAATTCGTTGAGTTACCGGCTGATGCTCGTCAAAAATTATGGTATTCTAATATCCTATGTGGAGTGATTAGAGGAGCGTTGGAAATG TTGCAAATGGATGTAGATGCAGTTTTCTTAAGAGATATCCTAAGAGGAGACGAACATACGGAAATTCGAGTTCATCTCAAGCGAATCCTTAAAGAGGAAATTCCTCCTGGTGATGAATAA
- the gpi12 gene encoding pig-L family GPI synthesis protein: MIWFWSTLLVTAIAVLSTANESSSGQEKLAVESILFVFAHPDDESMFFGPTIDYLGNQHSTRVHVLCLSNGNADGLGSVREKELVVAASKYQIDKTNVHVVSDPQLQDGMQAKWDPTDVAKHISQIIERYNIKTLITFDNKGISGHPNHIACYEGAMKIVKATPQVQVFVLESVNIFRKYISYLDTIPTLVQSQAGRNDTIIIHADRKSTQRIRDAMVRGHKSQMVWFRYGWIYLSKYMSNNVLKRAT; encoded by the exons ATGATTTGGTTTTGGTCAACTTTGTTAGTTACCGCAATAGCTGTATTATCCACTGCAAATGAATCCTCTTCTGGTCAAGAGAAATTAGCAGTTGAATCAATCCTTTTCGTCTTTGCTCATCCCGATGATGAATCTATGTTTTTTGGTCCCACCATCGACTATTTAGGCAATCAGCATTCTACTCGAGTTCATGTTTTGTGTCTTTCTAATG GCAATGCCGATGGGCTCGGAAGCGTTAGAGAAAAAGAGTTGGTCGTCGCTGCTTCTAAGTACCAAATTGATAAAACCAATGTTCATGTTGTGTCAGATCCTCAATTGCAAGACGGTATGCAGGCAAAATGGGATCCAACCGATGTAGCGAAACACATTTCTCAAATAATTGAACGTTACAACATTAAAACG cTCATTACCTTTGACAATAAAGGAATATCCGGTCACCCAAACCATATCGCATGTTACGAAGGTGCCAT GAAAATTGTCAAAGCTACTCCCCAAGTTCAAGTCTTCGTTTTAGAGTCGGTTAATATATTTCGAAAATACATCTCATATTTGGACACCATTCCCACTCTTGTCCAAAGTCAGGCGGGTCGAAACGATACAATAATCATTCACGCAGATCGAAAATCTACTCAGCGCATACGCGATGCTATGGTACGAGGACACAAAAGTCAAATGGTTTGGTTTCGCTACGGCTGGATATACTTGTCTAAGTATATGTCTAACAATGTATTAAAGCGGGCTACTTAA
- the grx5 gene encoding mitochondrial [2Fe-2S] cluster assembly and transfer glutaredoxin Grx5 produces MNSMFRFWIPKTSISMQLRMLSTQTRQALEQAVKEDPIVLFMKGTPTRPMCGFSLKAIQILSLENVASDKLVTYNVLSNDELREGIKEFSDWPTIPQLYINGEFVGGSDILASMHKSGELHKILKEINALAPEQPKDSEEETTKKD; encoded by the exons ATGAATTCGATGTTTAGATTTTGGATTCCTAAAACCAGTATATCCATGCAACTTCGCATGCTGTCCACACAAACTCGTCAAGCTCTTGAACAGGCCGTCAAAGAGGATCCTATCGTTTTATTCATGAAAGGTACACCTACCCGCCCAATGTGTGGATTTTCATTAAAGGCGAttcaaattctttcatTAGAAAACGTTGCTTCCGATAAATTAGTTACGTACAACGTTTTGAGTAATGATGAGCTACGTGAAGGTATAAAGGAGTTCAGCGACTGGCCTACGATTCCTCAACTTTATATTAACGGAGAATTCGTGGGCGGTAGTGATATCTTGGCGTCCATGCATAAATC AGGAGAGCTTCACAAAAttctaaaagaaataaatgcTTTGGCCCCTGAACAGCCAAAGGATAGTGAAGAGGAAACTACTAAAAAGGATTGA
- the cig2 gene encoding G1/S-specific B-type cyclin Cig2 — MALYSISKPVGSKINKHSYQDENTLVGKQALSKGTEKTKLSTNFEINLPRRTVLSDVSNVGKNNADEKDTKKAKRSFDESNLSTNEEADKPVESKFVKKLKVYSKNADPSVETLQKDRVSNVDDHLSSNPLMAEEYAPEIFEYIRKLDLKCLPNPKYMDQQKELTWKMREILNEWLVEIHSNFCLMPETLYLAVNIIDRFLSRRSCSLSKFQLTGITALLIASKYEEVMCPSIQNFVYMTDGAFTVEDVCVAERYMLNVLNFDLSYPSPLNFLRKISQAEGYDAQTRTLGKYLTEIYLFDHDLLRYPMSKIAAAAMYLSRRLLRRGPWTPKLVESSGGYEEHELKEIAYIMLHYHNKPLEHKAFFQKYSSKRFLKASIFVHQLVRQRYSVNRTDDDDLQSEPSSSLTNDGH; from the coding sequence ATGGCTCTctattcaatttcaaagcCTGTTGGTTCTAAAATCAATAAGCATAGTTATCAAGATGAAAACACACTTGTTGGCAAACAAGCTTTATCAAAAGGGACTGAGAAGACAAAATTATCtacaaattttgaaattaatctGCCACGTCGAACTGTCCTATCTGATGTTTCCAATGTAGGTAAAAATAATGCTGATGAGAAGGATACGAAAAAAGCGAAAAGATCGTTCGATGAATCTAATTTATCTACAAATGAAGAAGCTGATAAACCTGTCGAATCTAAATTCgtgaaaaagttgaaagtTTATAGCAAAAATGCGGATCCATCTGTAGAAACTTTACAAAAGGACAGAGTCTCTAATGTTGATGATCATTTATCCTCCAATCCTTTGATGGCTGAGGAATACGCACCCGAAATATTTGAGTACATCAGAAAGCTGGATTTAAAGTGTCTTCCCAATCCAAAATATATGGACcaacaaaaagaattaacCTGGAAAATGAgggaaattttgaatgaatggTTGGTGGAAATACATTCcaacttttgtttaatgCCCGAAACCCTTTATTTGGCAGTCAATATAATTGATCGATTCTTGTCGCGTCGTTCATGCTCTTTGTctaaatttcaattaacaGGCATTACTGCTCTTCTCATCGCTAGCAAATATGAGGAGGTTATGTGTCCTTCGATACAAAACTTTGTTTACATGACTGATGGTGCTTTTACCGTAGAAGATGTCTGTGTCGCTGAACGTTATATGTTAAATGTTCTCAATTTTGACTTGTCCTATCCAAgtcctttaaattttcttcgcAAAATATCTCAAGCAGAAGGTTATGATGCACAAACAAGGACATTGGGGAAATACCTAACAGAAATTTATCTGTTTGACCACGATTTATTACGATATCCTATGTCTAAAATTGCTGCTGCCGCAATGTATTTGAGCCGCCGATTATTGCGTCGCGGCCCATGGACGCCAAAGTTAGTTGAAAGCTCTGGTGGGTATGAAGAGCATGAATTAAAGGAGATAGCGTATATTATGCTTCATTATCATAACAAGCCTCTAGAACACAAAgcctttttccaaaaatacTCCTCAAAAAGGTTCCTGAAGGCTAGTATTTTTGTTCATCAACTCGTCCGTCAACGATACTCAGTCAATCGTACGGACGATGATGACCTTCAATCAGAACcgtcttcttctttaacAAATGATGGTCACTAA
- the pmc1 gene encoding P2 type calcium transporting P-type ATPase Pmc1: MPTYNDDDDSSRPPSVHSERNQKPSSSQFLGVPSSNYNQRENSSRSGSSTISREPSSSGTMYPMASRDSMKESYDKNKGTPPDYTSYVSHSDAEPEQASSKSSTSIEDLLHTEYDDAPFAFSIPLLQRLQDPKNTSLLHAIHGLKGLCKGLKVDPSTGISTHEPHYADKLQMSDILNDDSNPKLVVHLDRIRSQDNNPEAKVSHDSDRVKYYGKNVLPEHDSKGLIRLMLEAFKDKVLILLSIAAVVSLALGLYQTFGQPPTLDPITGKPEPRVEWVEGVAIMAAIVIVVTVGGVNDWQKELQFKKLNAKVSNFDVQVLRDGAVHSTSVFDLVVGDVLFVEAGDVVPVDGVLIESNNLVLDESAMTGETDNIKKVDANTAIERTSPDVEYRKNADPYLISGTTILEGNGKLLVTAVGVNSFNGRTTMAMRTEGQATPLQLRLSRVADAIAKLGGAASALLFIVLLIEFLVRLKSNDSSSKNKGQEFLQILIVSVTLLVVAVPEGLPLAVTLALAFATNRMQKDNNLVRHLQACETMGTATNICSDKTGTLTQNRMTVVAGGFGTDVLFFDHNDETPTNVDQGSDSSKFEDAGASAFAFKRLSPELRDLTLYSIAVNSTCRQLFEDNSDTPRFIGSKTETALLDMSVKELGLTNVDSMRSSVDIKQFFSFSSDRKASGAIFEYKDKYYFVVKGMPERVLQQSTSVITNGSLDEVEDMHSHADYFKEMITGYAKRSLRTLGLCYRVFDSWPPKDIPTNDEDSSNPLKWEDAFTDMTFLGFFGIMDPIRPDVPLAVKVCQGAGVTVRMVTGDNIVTAKAIASQCGIYTEDGISMEGPEFRSLSDEKRLEILPKLDVLARSSPLDKQLLIEGLQKLGNVVAVTGDGTNDAPALKKANVGFSMGKSGTEVAKEASDIILMDDNFSSIVKAIAWGRTVNDAVKKFLQFQITVNITAVFLTIISAVASTDQSSVLTAVQLLWVNLIMDTLAALALATDPPTPEVLKRKPEKPGASLFTFDMWKMIICQSMYQLAVTLVLHFAGNSIFHYPSNTADMNTIVFNTFVWLQLFNEINNRRLDNKLNIFERINHNFLFIAIFVIVAGIQVIIVFFGGAAFSVKRIDGKGWAISIVFGVISIPLGALIRCVPNNFLRKVLPVKTIDTVFSWILNPRFRSKRRSTDHDVESLSLIPYEPTSPNEVIDSIRHSLGFVQRIRGGRIRHLLNNSKFDKQMEALPERLRPRVKQRFMKIRSPSVSSATSVALMIPISTLVSEASGRLGGHDIWISHNRQALDKKSSNVH, encoded by the coding sequence ATGCCTACTTAcaatgatgatgatgattcAAGCCGGCCTCCGAGCGTCCATTCGGAGCGCAACCAAAAGCCCAGCTCCTCTCAATTCCTCGGTGTTCCTTCTTCAAACTATAATCAAAGAGAAAATAGCTCTCGAAGTGGTAGTTCTACTATTTCTCGTGAACCAAGCTCTTCTGGCACCATGTATCCCATGGCAAGTCGTGATTCAATGAAAGAGAGttatgataaaaataagGGTACCCCTCCGGATTACACGAGTTATGTATCCCATTCCGATGCAGAGCCTGAACAGGCATCGTCAAAATCCAGTACTTCCATTGAGGACTTATTACATACCGAATACGATGACGCTCCATTTGCTTTCTCTATTCCATTGCTCCAGCGATTACAAGATCCAAAGAACACAAGTCTCTTACATGCCATCCATGGCCTTAAGGGTTTATGTAAAGGACTAAAGGTTGACCCTAGTACTGGTATTTCTACTCACGAACCTCATTATGCCGATAAATTGCAGATGAGTGATATCTTGAACGATGATTCCAATCCGAAACTGGTCGTACACCTTGATAGAATTAGGTCCCAAGATAACAATCCCGAAGCTAAGGTTTCGCACGATTCAGATAGAGTCAAATACTATGGTAAAAATGTGCTCCCAGAACATGATTCTAAAGGCCTCATTCGTCTTATGCTCGAAGCCTTTAAGGATAAGGTTCTTATTCTTTTGAGTATAGCTGCCGTAGTTTCGCTGGCATTAGGTTTATATCAAACGTTCGGGCAGCCTCCCACCCTTGATCCCATCACTGGAAAACCTGAACCTCGTGTCGAATGGGTGGAAGGCGTGGCTATTATGGCTGCAATCGTTATTGTTGTTACCGTGGGTGGTGTGAATGACTGGCAAAAAGAGCTTCAGTTTAAGAAGTTAAATGCGAAAGTTTCCAATTTTGATGTCCAGGTTCTTCGAGATGGTGCTGTTCATTCTACATCTGTTTTTGATCTAGTTGTTGGCGACGTCTTGTTTGTTGAAGCCGGCGATGTAGTTCCTGTGGATGGTGTGCTTATTGAATCGAATAATCTTGTTCTTGATGAATCCGCGATGACTGGTGAAACAGACAACATCAAGAAAGTAGATGCCAATACTGCCATTGAAAGAACATCGCCGGACGTCGAATATCGAAAGAATGCCGACCCATATTTGATTTCTGGTACTACTATTTTAGAAGGCAATGGTAAACTTTTGGTAACTGCTGTCGGTGTTAATTCATTTAACGGGCGTACAACCATGGCAATGCGTACAGAAGGGCAAGCCACTCCATTGCAACTTCGTCTTTCAAGAGTTGCTGATGCAATTGCAAAACTCGGTGGTGCTGCATCTGCTTTATTGTTTATCGTCCTActtattgaatttttggTTCGCTTAAAATCCAATGACTCCTCTTCTAAGAACAAGGGTCAAGagtttttgcaaattcTCATTGTCTCAGTTACTTTGTTAGTCGTCGCCGTTCCCGAAGGTCTTCCTTTGGCAGTTACCTTGGCTTTGGCTTTTGCTACAAATCGCATGCAGAAAGATAATAACTTGGTCCGTCACTTACAAGCTTGTGAAACGATGGGAACAGCTACTAACATTTGCTCGGATAAAACTGGTACGTTAACCCAAAATCGAATGACTGTTGTTGCGGGTGGATTTGGCACAGATGTGTTGTTTTTTGATCATAATGATGAAACTCCTACCAACGTTGATCAGGGTTCCGATTCTTCAAAGTTCGAAGACGCTGGTGCTAGCGCATTCGCCTTTAAGCGCCTTTCCCCAGAACTTCGGGACTTAACTCTTTACAGTATTGCTGTCAATTCGACATGTCGACAGCTATTTGAGGATAATTCTGACACCCCAAGGTTTATAGGTTCTAAGACAGAAACAGCATTACTTGATATGTCAGTCAAAGAGCTGGGACTTACAAACGTCGATAGCATGCGTTCAAGCGTTGATATCAAGCAATTCTTCTCATTTTCCTCTGACCGCAAAGCATCTGGTGCTATATTTGAATACAAAGACAAGTATTACTTTGTAGTAAAAGGTATGCCGGAAAGAGTTTTGCAACAGTCTACATCAGTTATTACCAATGGCTCCCTTGACGAAGTTGAAGATATGCATTCTCATGCagattattttaaagaaatgatCACTGGATATGCCAAAAGATCTCTTCGTACTTTAGGTTTATGCTATCGTGTGTTTGACTCTTGGCCTCCCAAAGATATTCCCACCAATGACGAGGATAGTTCTAATCCTTTGAAATGGGAAGACGCATTTACAGACATGACTTTCTTAGGATTTTTCGGTATCATGGACCCTATTCGGCCAGATGTACCTTTGGCTGTAAAGGTTTGCCAAGGTGCAGGGGTGACTGTTCGTATGGTTACTGGTGATAATATTGTTACTGCTAAGGCTATTGCTTCGCAGTGCGGAATTTACACAGAGGATGGAATATCCATGGAAGGACCGGAATTTCGATCTCTTTCTGATGAGAAACGCTTAGAAATCTTACCCAAATTAGATGTACTTGCACGCTCATCTCCTTTGGACAAACAGTTATTGATTGAAGGACTGCAGAAGCTTGGTAACGTAGTAGCGGTTACAGGTGATGGTACCAATGATGCGCCTGCACTAAAAAAAGCTAACGTCGGCTTTTCAATGGGTAAATCGGGAACCGAAGTTGCCAAGGAGGCGTCCGATATTATCCTTATGGACGACAACTTCTCGTCAATTGTGAAAGCAATTGCTTGGGGAAGAACCGTTAACGACgctgtaaaaaaattcctgcaatttcaaattacCGTGAATATTACGGCTGTTTTCTTGACTATTATCTCTGCTGTTGCCTCGACTGACCAAAGCTCTGTTTTAACTGCTGTTCAGCTTTTGTGGgttaatttaattatggATACACTTGCTGCTCTTGCACTTGCCACTGACCCTCCTACTCCTGAAGTGTTAAAGAGGAAACCTGAGAAACCAGGTGCATCgctttttacttttgacATGTGGAAAATGATTATTTGTCAATCTATGTACCAACTTGCTGTTACTTTGGTGCTACACTTTGCTGGTAATAGTATCTTCCATTACCCTTCCAATACTGCGGACATGAATACTATTGTTTTCAATACCTTTGTCTGGCTCCAGCTGTTTAACGAAATTAACAATCGGAGATTGGATAACAAGctcaatatttttgaacGTATTAACCATAACTTCCTCTTTATTGCTATTTTCGTTATTGTTGCTGGTATCCAAGttataattgtttttttcgGAGGTGCCGCATTCTCCGTAAAAAGAATCGATGGTAAAGGATGGGCGATTTCCATCGTGTTTGGTGTTATCTCTATCCCACTTGGAGCCTTGATTCGTTGTGTACCAAACAATTTCCTAAGAAAGGTCCTTCCGGTTAAGACAATTGACACTGTTTTCTCTTGGATTCTAAATCCTAGGTTCCGTTCTAAGCGCCGTTCAACCGATCATGATGTTGAATCCCTTAGTCTTATCCCGTATGAACCCACATCTCCCAACGAAGTTATTGACTCTATTCGTCATTCCCTTGGCTTCGTTCAACGCATTAGAGGAGGAAGGATACGCCACCTACTCAACAACTCcaaatttgataaacagATGGAAGCGCTTCCTGAACGTCTTCGTCCCCGTGTAAAACAGAGATTTATGAAGATCCGTTCACCTTCTGTTTCTTCAGCTACTAGCGTAGCTTTAATGATTCCTATCTCAACACTTGTTAGTGAAGCCAGCGGACGATTAGGTGGGCATGACATTTGGATTTCTCACAATCGCCAAGCTCTCGATAAAAAAAGCTCAAATGTTCATTAA
- the vma5 gene encoding V-type ATPase V1 subunit C, with the protein MSKSDFWILSVPSRGGSNADLCDDIERLLVSGSTSLISTVAPFDVPPFKVESLDVLISQSEQLTKQDAQCASAISKISDIIKNTVSSSSGDLKDYFMVQDKSPLEYVSSFAWNSSRFHMNKTISEISDRITSEIISFENDIRTRQTSFQQASSAFQNMQKKQSGNLSQKSLANIVHEEDVVHGSDYLTNVFIAVPLNLEKQFLNSYETLTDLVIPRSAKKLDQDSEFVLYTVVVFKKTADSFITKAREAKYTIREFTFEQGLRETEQSEFDDAAVKEKRMLSSLLRYASIAFSESFQGWIHLKCLCVYVESILRYGLPPDFSSVIFQPMAKSEVKIKNILLSKYAYLAQNPVGNNKVKNVDSSAGLDESMADLNLDEEYLPFVLFTVPSKVFNY; encoded by the exons ATGTCGAAAAGTGATTTCTGGATTTTATCTGTTCCCTCTAGAGGAGGATCGAATGCTGATCTATGTGACGATATTGAAAGACTTTTAGTTTCTGGATCGACATCTTTAATAAGCACCGTAGCTCCTTTTGATGTTCCTCCTTTCAAG GTTGAGAGTTTGGATGTTTTAATCAGTCAGAGTGAACAATTGACAAAACAAGATGCACAGTGTGCTTCCGCTATATCCAAGATCTCTGACATTATAAAGAATACAGTGTCTTCCTCATCGGGAGATTTGAAAGATTATTTTATGGTCCAAGACA AATCACCTCTGGAAtatgtttcttcttttgcttGGAATTCTTCCCGTTTTCATATGAATAAAACTATTTCTGAAATTTCTGATAGGATAACTTCC GAAATTATTTCctttgaaaatgatatcCGTACTAGACAAACTAGCTTTCAGCAAGCTAGTTctgcttttcaaaatatgcagaaaaagcaaag cGGTAATTTATCACAAAAGTCACTCGCAAACATAGTTCATGAGGAAGACGTTGTCCACGGCTCTGATTATCTGACAAATGTTTTTATCGCTGTACCCTTAAACTTAGAGaagcaatttttaaattcttatGAAACATTGACGGATTTGGTAATTCCCAGATCAGCTAAAAAGCTGGACCAAGACTCTGAGTTTGTTCTATATACTGTAGTTGTATTCAAGAAGACAGCCGACTCATTTATTACAAAAGCCAGAGAAGCAAA ATATACGATTCGCGAATTTACCTTTGAGCAAGGTTTACGCGAAACTGAGCAAAGTGAATTTGACGATGCGGCAGTTAAGGAAAAGCGAATGCTCAGTTCTTTACTTCGCTACGCTAGTATCGCCTTTTCTGAATCTTTTCAAGGCTGGATTCACTTGAAATGTCTTTGTGTTTATGTTGAAAGTATACTGCGTTATGGCTTACCTCCTGATTTTTCCTCGGTAATATTTCAG CCCATGGCCAAGTCTGAAGTTAAGATTaagaatattttattatcgAAATATGCGTATTTAGCACAGAATCCTGTCGGAAACAATAAGGTTAAGAATGTTGATTCTTCAGCAGGTCTTGATGAGAGTATGGCAGACCTTAATTTAGATGAAGAATATCTTCCTTTCGTACTATTTACAGTGCCTTCAAAGGtgtttaattattaa